A region of Dioscorea cayenensis subsp. rotundata cultivar TDr96_F1 chromosome 5, TDr96_F1_v2_PseudoChromosome.rev07_lg8_w22 25.fasta, whole genome shotgun sequence DNA encodes the following proteins:
- the LOC120260110 gene encoding aldehyde oxidase GLOX1-like, translated as MKTLFIKHTIFLLSFLLVTTSVEPFIFNFLPPFFKAPLALPLLQPPTPTTEQQVIKVGNKAAEAAVENGGSWEVIKENSGVSAMHLVILRNNKAVFFDASVTGPSLFRLPKGQCRFDTRIKKKDCWAHGIEMDLVTYDLRPIKVVTDTWCSSGAFDEDGNLVQAGGWNDGGNAVRTLAPCDTCNWVENPKGLAVQRWYSSQQVLPDGRFIIIGGRRQMNFEYLPPPGQSNKITYDLPLLQQTTDEVENNLYPFVHLLPDGNLFIFANNRSILLDPRTTKVLREYPVLPGGSRNYPASAVSVLLPLDLNRQGRKSRTISAEVLICGGAPHNAAKLAAAKPRTFLRALRSCGRITPTQPNPTWRTELMPSPRVMGDGLLLPNTDVLILNGARRGTAGWYWATEPNPQPLLYHPRNRRRNRFQSLTPTTIPRMYHSSSAVLPDTSILVAGSNPIPAYNTTLGSDNPFPTEVRLEKFYPPYFNPSFDSQRPTLISGGAPSDVKYGQAFALEFTVTANITADDVDLKVTMYTPPFTTHAVSMNQRLLILRMKGWESAGENRYRVTVFAPPAPELAPAGYYMTFVVNHGVPSHAAWIKVHK; from the exons ATGAAGACCTTATTCATCAAACACACCATTTTCCTTCTATCTTTCCTTCTAGTTACCACCTCTGTGGAGCCTTTCATCTTTAACTTTCTACCACCCTTCTTCAAGGCCCCTCTAGCTCTGCCATTGTTGCAACCTCCAACACCAACAACAGAGCAACAAGTGATAAAGGTCGGTAATAAGGCTGCGGAGGCTGCGGTGGAGAATGGAGGTTCTTGGGAAGTCATTAAAGAGAACTCCGGTGTGTCGGCAATGCATTTGGTTATATTGAGGAATAACAAAGCTGTCTTCTTTGATGCTAGTGTAACCGGACCTTCACTCTTCCGTTTGCCTAAGGGACAGTGCCGTTTTGATACAAggataaagaaaaaagattgtTGGGCTCATGGCATTGAAATGGACTTAGTTACTTATGATTTGCGCCCTATCAAG GTTGTAACAGATACTTGGTGTTCATCTGGGGCATTTGATGAGGATGGGAATCTAGTGCAAGCCGGTGGATGGAATGATGGAGGAAACGCTGTCCGAACCCTTGCTCCTTGTGACACCTGCAATTGGGTTGAGAACCCCAAAGGTCTTGCAGTCCAAagatg GTACTCATCCCAACAAGTTCTCCCGGACGGCCGGTTCATAATCATCGGCGGTCGCCGGCAAATGAACTTCGAATACCTCCCACCACCCGGCCAATCCAACAAGATAACCTACGACCTCCCTCTTCTCCAACAAACCACCGACGAAGTTGAGAACAACCTCTATCCATTCGTCCACCTCCTTCCCGACGGCAACCTCTTCATCTTCGCCAACAACCGTTCCATCCTCCTCGACCCACGCACCACCAAAGTCCTCCGCGAGTACCCCGTCCTCCCGGGCGGCTCCCGCAACTACCCAGCCTCCGCCGTCTCAGTCCTCCTCCCTCTCGACCTCAACCGCCAAGGCCGCAAATCCCGCACCATCAGCGCCGAAGTCCTCATTTGCGGCGGTGCTCCTCACAACGCCGCCAAACTCGCCGCCGCTAAACCCCGAACTTTTCTCCGCGCTCTCCGCAGCTGCGGCCGCATCACCCCTACTCAACCCAACCCCACTTGGCGCACTGAGCTCATGCCTTCTCCTCGCGTCATGGGCGACGGCCTCCTCTTACCCAACACCGACGTCCTTATCCTCAACGGCGCTCGCCGTGGCACTGCCGGCTGGTATTGGGCCACTGAACCAAACCCCCAACCCCTTCTCTACCACCCTCGTAACCGCCGCCGCAACCGTTTCCAATCTCTCACTCCCACCACCATTCCCAGAATGTACCACTCCTCCTCCGCCGTCCTTCCTGACACCTCCATCCTCGTCGCCGGCAGCAATCCTATCCCCGCTTACAACACCACTCTCGGCTCTGACAACCCTTTCCCCACTGAAGTTAGACTTGAGAAGTTCTACCCACCTTACTTCAACCCTTCTTTTGATTCTCAACGACCCACACTCATCTCCGGCGGTGCTCCGTCTGACGTTAAGTATGGCCAGGCTTTTGCTTTGGAGTTCACAGTGACTGCAAATATCACCGCCGACGATGTTGATCTTAAGGTGACGATGTATACTCCGCCGTTTACTACTCATGCTGTGTCGATGAACCAGAGGCTTTTGATTTTGAGGATGAAAGGGTGGGAGTCTGCTGGTGAGAATAGGTACCGTGTTACTGTTTTTGCTCCGCCGGCGCCGGAGCTTGCTCCGGCTGGCTATTATATGACGTTTGTTGTCAACCATGGTGTGCCTAGCCATGCGGCTTGGATTAAGGTTCATAAATGA